The sequence TCGCTGCGGAGGGGTCCACGCCGTCAAACGTCCAGCGCGGCTGCGCCTGCGCAAATGCCTTCAATTCCAGGCCGCCGCCGGCGCCGAGAACGAGCACTCTGGCATCTTCGGCTGCGCGCTCGGCCAGAAGGATCGCCGCCATGGACAGCATGGAATTGTAGCCGGGAACGAACCGCGGCGGTCCTTCCGTATAGTTCGCCACCATCTTCGGATCGGAGAACGCGGTTTGAATGTCGGTCACGATGTGGCCCTGTTGGATTGATCACGGATGCGCGCTCATGCCCTGATGCTTCCGCGACCCGAGGCGCTTGCGCAGATCGTCGCTCAGCATCGCCAGCGTCACCTCGCCAAAGCGCGACAGCAGCAGCGTCTCGGCATCGCCAAAAGCCTGATCGAGCGCGGCATTGACGGCCTGCTCGACAAGGCAGCCGGGCGCCTCCGTCCGATTGCCCATCGCGAGAAGCGAGGGACTGCCGAGCGCGGCGTAGACGTCGCGCAGTGTCACTCTCGAAAGATCGCAAGCCAGCGACCAGCCGCCGCCATGCCCCTTCTCGGAGCGGACATAGCCGAGGTCCCGCAGCCCCGCCATGATGCGGCGGATCACCACCGGATTGGTGTCCATGGCTTTCGCCAGAGTCTCGGATGTGAAGGGCCCGGGCTGCTGCGCCATGTGCAGGAGCACGTGGAGCACGCCCGACAGGCGGCTGTCTCGTTTCATGTAACTTTGTATGTTACATGACGA comes from Bradyrhizobium diazoefficiens and encodes:
- a CDS encoding Rrf2 family transcriptional regulator, translating into MKRDSRLSGVLHVLLHMAQQPGPFTSETLAKAMDTNPVVIRRIMAGLRDLGYVRSEKGHGGGWSLACDLSRVTLRDVYAALGSPSLLAMGNRTEAPGCLVEQAVNAALDQAFGDAETLLLSRFGEVTLAMLSDDLRKRLGSRKHQGMSAHP